In the Pectinatus sottacetonis genome, TTTTGCAGTACGGGTAGAAAAATATATCCAAGTTCATTTGGCTGATTATGCAAAAAATCTTGCCACGGTGAATCATACATGAGAACAACTTTCCATGGCAGCTTTGAAACTGACAAATCATTATCCAGCCATTGCCTTTCATCATTCAACAAAATCCGTTTTCCCCTCGAATATGTATCTAGAACAGCAAAATGTACCGATCCATAATCAAATGAATATGCATCTCTCCTAACTGAATATTCTCCATTTTCAGGAACGTTAAAGAATACTTTTAACGGATCTATATTATTTTCTGCATAAATATGATTTCCTTCAGCTACAGGAACCAGTGGTCTTGTTTCCGAAAAACATTTTATTGCCATAAACCAATTCTTCCATTCACTTATATTGGTAAAATTTCGAACCGGTTCTCCCATACTGACAAAAAAATCCGCATCCTTATTATTTTTATATGCAATACTCGCTGTTTTATTAAAAAAATGCTCATTTTTTATATTTGACATATTAAAAACTATTGCCGTACATTTCTTTTTATTTTCATTAGGTGTAATAAAAGAACGCCATGGTAAGTATCTATCACCG is a window encoding:
- a CDS encoding purple acid phosphatase family protein, coding for MNFFEQVTGRPIYMWQVIAPDPPHERTISWLGKKDKAVLQLSYNDHCNIVYNATNTRVPSADNLYVYTVKLRSLEPDTIYRYRVACGDRYLPWRSFITPNENKKKCTAIVFNMSNIKNEHFFNKTASIAYKNNKDADFFVSMGEPVRNFTNISEWKNWFMAIKCFSETRPLVPVAEGNHIYAENNIDPLKVFFNVPENGEYSVRRDAYSFDYGSVHFAVLDTYSRGKRILLNDERQWLDNDLSVSKLPWKVVLMYDSPWQDFLHNQPNELGYIFLPVLQKHHVDLVLTKNAYVYMQHTDIGKNIINTNKNRNVPGEIFDEYFMDNTPTYYRIDAGQDYFDIQGYKTDGKAINAYHFIKK